Sequence from the Streptomyces sp. R33 genome:
ATGGCGGCGGCCGTGGCGAAGCACGCCGGTGCGCGCAACGTCGTCATCACCGACGTCAGCCCCGAGCGCCTCGAGATCGCCCGCAAGGCCGGCGCCACGCTCGCGCTCGACGTCTCGAAGGCGACGATCGCCGACGCGCAGGCGCGCCTCGGCCTGCGCGAGGGCTTCGACATCGGCCTGGAGATGTCCGGCCGCGCCGAGGCCATGCGCGACATGATCGACAACATGACGCACGGCGGCCGGATCGCCATGCTGGGCCTGCCCGCGCAGGAGTTCCCGGTGGACTGGGCGAAGGTCGTCACCTCGATGATCACGATCAAGGGCATCTACGGCCGCGAGATGTTCGAGACCTGGTACGCGATGACGGTGCTGCTGGAGGGCGGCCTGGACCTCAGCCCGGTCATCACCGGCCGCTACTCGCACCGCGACTTCGAGGCCGCGTTCGACGAGGCGGCCACCGCCCGCAGCGGCAAGATCATCCTGGACTGGACGGCGTAACGGCCTTCCGGGTCCGGGGCTTGGAGGGGAGGGCGTGACCCGCCTTCCGGGAACCCTGGTCTCCTGGTCTCCGGGTCTCCGGGTCTCCGGGTCTCCGGGCCTCCGGGAACCCTGGTCTCCTGGTCTCCGGGTCTCCCGGTCTCCGGGCCTCCTCGCCTCCGTCCCACCGAACCATCTCCCTCCGGCCGGGCCCCGCCCACCCTCCCCCCTCCGCGGGGCCCGGCCCCCTTCGTCCGCCGCTCAAGGAGAAGCCGAAGCCCATGTTCGAGTCCGTACGCGAAGACCTCCGCACCACCCTCGACGAGATCCGCGCCGCGGGCCTGCACAAGCCCGAGCGCGTCATCGGCACCCCGCAGAGCGCGGCGGTCGCGGTGACCGCGGGCGGCGCCCCCGGTGAGGTCCTCAACTTCTGCGCCAACAACTACCTCGGTCTGGCCGACCACCCCGAGGTCGTCGCCGCCGCCAAGGACGCGCTGGACCGCTGGGGCTACGGCATGGCCTCGGTCCGCTTCATCTGCGGTACGCAGGAGGTGCACAAGGAGCTCGAGGCGCGGCTGTCCTCGTTCCTCGGCCAGGAGGACACCATCCTCTACTCCTCCTGCTTCGACGCCAACGGCGGTGTCTTCGAGACGCTGCTCGGCGCCGAGGACGCGGTGATCTCCGACGCCCTCAACCACGCCTCGATCATCGACGGCATCCGGCTGTCCAAGGCCCGCCGCTTCCGGTACGCCAACCGCGACATGACCGAACTCGAGGCCCGCCTGAAGGAGGCGACGGAGGGCGGCGCGCGGCGCAAGCTGATCGTCACCGACGGCGTCTTCTCCATGGACGGCTACGTCGCCCCGCTCGCCGAGATCTGCGACCTGGCCGAGCGCTACGACGCCATGGTCATGGTCGACGACTCGCACGCCGTCGGCTTCGTCGGCCCCGGCGGCCGCGGCACGCCGGAGCTGCACGGGGTCATGGACCGCGTCGACATCATCACCGGCACGCTCGGCAAGGCCCTCGGCGGCGCGTCCGGCGGCTACGTCGCGGCCCGCGCCGAGATCGTCGAGCTGCTGCGCCAGCGCTCGCGCCCGTACCTGTTCTCGAACTCCCTCGCCCCGGTCATCGCCGCCGCCTCCCTGAAGGTCCTGGACCTGCTGGAGTCGGCCGGCGACCTGCGCGAGCGCCTCGCCGCCAACACCTCGCTCTTCCGGACGAAGATGACCGAGGCCGGCTTCGAGATCCTCCCCGGCGACCACGCCATCGCCCCGGTGATGATCGGCGACGCGGCGGAGGCGGCCAGGATGGCGGAGCTCCTGCTGGAGCGCGGCGTGTACGTGATCGGCTTCTCCTACCCCGTGGTCCCGATGGGCGCGGCCCGCATCCGCGTCCAGCTCTCGGCGGCCCACTCCACGGCGGACGTGGAGCGCGCGATCGCGGCCTTCATCGACGCCCGTTCGGCGCTGGCTGGCGCGGGGGCGGGCGCGGGGGCCTGAGGAGCCCGGGTGCCTGATCGCCCGTCTGTCTGGGTGGCCTGACGGGGCTGTCCTGCCGGATCGGTCGTGTGGCCTGCGGCCTGACCGGCCGTCTGTCTGGGTGGCCTGACGGGGCTGCCCCGGTGGATCGATCGTGTGGCCTGCGGCCCGACCGGCCGGCGGCCCCGGCGGCCCGTGCCGCCTGCGAGAATAGTGGGGTGATCGACCCCCGCCGGCTGCGCATTCTGCGGGCCGTGGCGGACCACCGTACGGTGACCGCCGCGGCCGCAGCCCTGTACCTCACCCCCTCTGCCGTCTCCCAGCAGCTCGCGGCGCTGGAGCAGGAGACCGGGCACGTGCTGCTGACCCGCAGCGGCCGGGGGGTACGGCTGACGGCGGCCGGCGAAATCCTGCTGGGGCACGCCCACGAGGTCCTCGCCCAGCTGGAGCGAGCCGAAGCCGAGCTCGCGGCGTACGCGGGGGGCGCGGCGGGCGAGGTCACGGTGGCCGCCTTCGCCACCGGCATCGCCGAGGTCCTCGCCCCCGCGATCGCCCGCCTGGCCCACGCGCACCCGGGCATCCGCCTGCGCGTCCGGGACGCGGAAGGCGACCAGAGCCTGCCGCTGCTGCTGGACGGCGAAGCCGACCTCGCGCTGGCGGTCGAGTACCGCGGCGCCCCGGGCGCCGACGACGGCCGCCTCTCGGTCCTCCCGCTGTACGCGGAGCCCTTCGATGCGGTGCTCCCCTCCGGGCATGCCCTGGCCGACTTCCCCGAGGTGTCGCTGGCGGACCTGTCCGACGCGGACTGGGTGGGGCAGTATCCCGGGAACCCGTGCCACGACGTGACCCTGCTGGCCTGTGAACTGGCGGGCTTCCAGCCCCGGTTCGTGCACTCCTCGGATGATTTCCGTGCTGTGACGGCACTGGTGGGAGCCGGGGCGGGGGTGGCCCTCGTCCCCCGCTCGGCGCTGCGGGGCATGGACCTCAAGGAGGTCCAGGTTCGCCCGGTGGCGGGCTCGGCGCCCACCCGAAGGGTCTTCGCGGCAACCCGCCGCGGCGCGGAATCCCACCCCTTGATCGCCCCGGTCCTGGCAGCCCTGAGCCACGAGGCCGGCCGCCTCCCCCCGCACTGACGGCATCGGGGCGTTGCACGGGTCCCGCGAGCGGGGAGTGGACGCGCTGGGCGGGGCACGGGGGCGGGTACTGACGGGACTCAGCACTCGGGGCAGACGGCCGGGCGGGAACGGGCGGAACCCGCACAGTCGGGGCCGACAGGCCGGGTGGGCGGGGCGGGCGGCGCGGGTGTTGGGGGACCCACGCTCGATCGGCTGGGCGGGGCGGGCGCCGGCGGGACTCACATGCTCGGAGCCGACTAGCCGGGCGGGGGTGAGGTGTCGGTGGGACCGATACATGCGGGGTGGTCAGCGGGCGGGGCAGGCACTGGCAGGACCCACGCATTCGAGGTCGACCAGCCGGTCAGGGGCGGGGTTTGGCGGGGTTTGTCGACTCGGGGTCGGGAGGGTCCGCCGGGACGCCCTGGCCGGGGTTCCGGCCGACCGGCGTCGGTGTGTGTCCGGGGGCTTCCCGGCAGTCCACTGTCCTTCCGTGTCGTGCCGGTCCCTCAAGGGCGCTCCCTGCGGTCGCGTCGCTTCGCGATGTCGCTGCGCTCCACCCTTGACCGACCGACCCGCCCCGGAAAGACAACAGACTGCCGGGAAGCCCCCGAAGGATGGCCAGGGGGTTCGTGTTCCGATTGGCCCCGATCAGAGATGCCGAGCGGGAGCCCCTGTCCATCCGCACCCCATTCCCCAGGACCACCGAGGTGGAGCGGGATGGGGCCCGGGGGAGGCCACAGTCTCCTAAAGGGCCCACAGACACCCTTTCCGGACCAGGGCAGGGTCAACCTGCACCAGACAGCGGCCAGATGACCAGGCCGGTAGGAGTGGCCCCGCAGGCGCCCCAGATCGCTACGCGCTCCTCATCTCTCGGCGTCCGACGGCCGTCTGGGGCTGGACATAGGCCGCCCAGACGCCTCCGTGGCCAGGTTTTCGGGCGTCTGCGAGCCGTTCGGGGCGAAATGCGGGCCAGACGGAGTCTGATGGCGGATTTCTCAACCTCTCACTCCGGCAAGCGCCCCTTCACGTCTCAACTGGGCGTCAAAACGGGACAAACGACCCGCAGGCGCTTTCCGGGCCGGCTTGTGCCGGTCGTGGGCGGCCTCTGTCCAGCCCCAGACGGCCGTCAGCCGCCGAACCAGGCGGAGCGCGTAGCGATCCGGGGCGTCCACGGCCCGACTGGGACCGCATGGTCATCTCTTCGCTGTCTGGTGCGGGTTGACCCTGCCTGGGTTCGGAAGGGGTGTCTATGGGCCCTTGAGGGAGGCGTGGCCCTCCCCGCGGCCCCATCGGCTGTCCCGGCCGGGTCCTGGTGGGCTGGACCGGGGGGGACAAGGTCGGACATCTCTGATGAACCCGTGTGGGTATCTGTCCCCCTGACCGTTCCTTCGGGGGCTTCCCGGCAGTCTTATGGCATTCCGGGGCGGGTCGGTCGGTCAAGGGTGGAGCGCAGCGACATCGCGTAGCGACGCGACGAAGGAGCGCCCTTGAGGGACCGGCACGCCCCGGAAGGACAGTGGACTGCCGGGAAACCCCCGGACACACACCGACGCCGGTCGGCCGGAACCCCGACCAGGGCGTCCCGGCGGACCCTCCCGACCCCGAGTCGACAAGCCCCGCCCCCTGGCTCCCGACCAACCCCGCCGTCGCCGCGTGCGCGGACCCGGCCCGCACGTCTCGATTGGCCTCTTTGACCCGGAGTACACGGACCCCGCCCCTGAGGTCCCGCCCGGTGTCTCCGTCGCCGAGCGCACGGACCCCGCCCCTGACCTCCCGCCCGGTGTCTCCGGCACCGCGCACACCGGTCCCGGCCCCCGTGCTTCCCGCCGACACCTCCGGCGCCGGGTGCAAGACTCCGGCCCCTTGGCCTTCCGGTCGATGCTTCCGACGCGGAGTGCCGAGACTCTGCCGCCGATGTCCCTGTGGCTCCTTCCAGCGCGGAGATGACAGACCGCCGCCACCCGCACCACCCCCGTCGGACAGGCCGGCCTGAGTCCGAGGGCCCCGCCCGCCCCCGCCCCCGCCGCGCAAGCCCATGCCGCGTCCGTGGACCCGGCCGCCCGCCTCCGCCCTGCCCCCAACCCCGCCCCTAGACCCTCCGTACCTCCACCCCCGACGCTTCGAATTCCGCCGTCACCGCGTCCGACAGGCCCGTGTCCGTCACCAGGACGTCCACCGACCGCGTCGGGCAGATACGGGCGAAGGCGCGGACCGCGAGTTTGCTGGAGTCCGCCGCGATGACCACCCGGCGGGCCCGTTCGCACAGCAGGCGGTTCATCGCGGCCTCGTCCTCGTGGCGGGTCGCCGCGCCGTCCGCCGGGTCGAAGGCGTCCACGCCGACGACAGCCGTGTCCATCGTGAGCTGGCCCAGCACCTGCTGGGCCAGCGGGCCGGTCAGCTCGTACGACTGGGGGCGGGCCACCCCGCCCGTCAGGACGATCTTGAACTGCGGTCTGATGACGAGCTCGCCCGCGATGTTGAGCGCGTTGGTCACCACCGTCAGCGCCGGCGCGCCCGTCGCCAGGTCCGGGCGGCCGGCCAGGGCGCGGGCCACCTCCGTGGTCGTCGTGCCGCCGGTCAGGCCGATCACCTCGCCCGGCGTGATCAGCTCCGCCACCGCCTCGCTGATGCGCTGCTTCTCGGCGGCGCGGCGGGACGTCCGGTAGCGCAGGGGGAGTTCGTACGAGACGCCGTGGACCACCGCGCCGCCGCGCGTGCGGACCAGCAGCTGCTGCTCGGCCAGCTGGTCGAGGTCGCGGCGGATGGTCGCGGCGGACACGCCGAGGGCCTCCGCCGTCGGCTCGACCTCCAGCTCGCCCCGCTCCACCAGCAGGTCCAGCAGCGTCTGCCAGCGCTCCTTGCGGGTCATGGACCCCACGGCGTTCGACCCCCTCGGGTGTGCTCCATCGGCCTACGCGTCGACATTAACTCAGGAGATCAACCCCCTGGGTGCTTGAAGTTGCGTGAAATGGGCCGCTACCTTGCAGGAAACTGCACCCACCACGCCAGGGAGCCGCCATGAGCCACGTCGCGTACGAGTTGGGCACTCAGCCCGAGTGCTGGGAGCGAGCCGCCGAACTGGCTGTGGCCCAGCGGGCGTTCCTGCCGCAGCCGGGGGAGCGTACCGCGATCGTCGGGTGCGGGACCTCGTACTACATGGCCCAGGCGGCCGCAGCCCTGCGCGAGGAGGCGGGCCAGGGGGAGACCGACGCGTTTCCCGCATCCGAGTTCCCCCGGCACCGCCGCTACGACCGGGTCGTCGCGCTGACCCGGTCCGGCACCACCACCGAGGTGCTGGACCTGCTGGCCGGGCTGCGGGACGCGGGTGTGCCGACGACCGCCGTCATCGGGGATCCGGCGACCCCGGTCATGACCCTCGCCGACGAGCTCGTCGTCCTCGACTTCGCCGACGAGCAGTCCGTCGTGCAGACCCGCTTCGCGACCACCGCCCTGACCCTGCTCCGTGCCCACGTAGGACGCCACACCTGCGCGGCCGTCGCCGACGCGCGCACCGCGCTCGCCGAGCCGCTGCCCGAACAGGCGGCGAGCCGCGGGCAGTTCACCTTCCTCGGCCGCGGCTGGAGCGTGGGCCTGGCGAACGAGGCCGCGCTGAAGATGCGCGAGGCCTCCCTGTCCTGGTCCGAGTCGTATCCGGCGATGGAGTACCGGCACGGGCCGATCAGCGTGACCGGGCCCGGCACCCTCACCTGGTCGCTCGGCGAGGCCCCCGAGGGGCTCGCAGAGCAGGTACGGGCCGCCGGCGGCCAGTGGGTGGCCGGGCGGCTCGACCCGCTCGCCGAGCTGGTACGGGTCCACCGGCTGGCGATCGCCGTCGCGGCCCACCAGGACCTGGATCCGGACCGGCCGCGGAACCTGACCCGCTCCGTGATCCTCACCGCCGGTGAGGAGGCGGTCCGATGAGCCTCGTCTCCGCCGGGACGCTCGTCCTGGAGGCGGCGGCCGCGGGCCGCGCCGTCGCCGCGTTCAACATCATCACCCTGGAACACGCCGAGGCCGTCGTCGCCGGGGCGGAACAGGCGGGCCTTCCGGTCATCCTGCAACTGAGCGAGAACGCCGTGAAGTTCCGCGGCGGGCAGCTGCTGCCCATCTCGCGCGCCGCCGCCGCCTGCGCGGAGGCCGCCGGGATCCCGGTCGGCCTGCACCTGGACCACGTCAAGAGCGCCGACCTGCTCCGGCAGGCCGCGGACGCCGGGTTCAGCTCGGTGATGTACGACGCCGCGCAGCTCCCCTATGCGGAGAACCTGGAGGCCACCCGCTCCGCGGCCGACTGGGCGCACGCCAACGGGCTGTGGGTCGAGGCCGAGCTGGGAGAGGTGGGCGGGAAGAACGGCGCCGCCCCGCTCGACCCGCACGCGCCCGGTGCCCGTACCGACCCGGACGAGGCCCGCCGGTTCGTGGCCGACTCCGGTGTCGATGCGCTGGCCGTGGCGGTCGGCAGCAGCCACGCGATGACCAGCCGCACGGCCGCGCTGGACCACGCGCTGCTCGCCCGGCTGGCGAAGACCGTGGACGTGCCGCTGGTGCTGCACGGTTCCTCGGGCCTGCCGGACGCGGAACTCGCGGCGGCGGTGGCGGGCGGCATCCGCAAGGTCAACATCGGCACCGCGCTGAACCTGGCCATGACCGAGGCCATCCGTACCCACTTGACCCCGGCGGA
This genomic interval carries:
- a CDS encoding glycine C-acetyltransferase; its protein translation is MFESVREDLRTTLDEIRAAGLHKPERVIGTPQSAAVAVTAGGAPGEVLNFCANNYLGLADHPEVVAAAKDALDRWGYGMASVRFICGTQEVHKELEARLSSFLGQEDTILYSSCFDANGGVFETLLGAEDAVISDALNHASIIDGIRLSKARRFRYANRDMTELEARLKEATEGGARRKLIVTDGVFSMDGYVAPLAEICDLAERYDAMVMVDDSHAVGFVGPGGRGTPELHGVMDRVDIITGTLGKALGGASGGYVAARAEIVELLRQRSRPYLFSNSLAPVIAAASLKVLDLLESAGDLRERLAANTSLFRTKMTEAGFEILPGDHAIAPVMIGDAAEAARMAELLLERGVYVIGFSYPVVPMGAARIRVQLSAAHSTADVERAIAAFIDARSALAGAGAGAGA
- a CDS encoding LysR family transcriptional regulator produces the protein MIDPRRLRILRAVADHRTVTAAAAALYLTPSAVSQQLAALEQETGHVLLTRSGRGVRLTAAGEILLGHAHEVLAQLERAEAELAAYAGGAAGEVTVAAFATGIAEVLAPAIARLAHAHPGIRLRVRDAEGDQSLPLLLDGEADLALAVEYRGAPGADDGRLSVLPLYAEPFDAVLPSGHALADFPEVSLADLSDADWVGQYPGNPCHDVTLLACELAGFQPRFVHSSDDFRAVTALVGAGAGVALVPRSALRGMDLKEVQVRPVAGSAPTRRVFAATRRGAESHPLIAPVLAALSHEAGRLPPH
- a CDS encoding DeoR/GlpR family DNA-binding transcription regulator, with product MTRKERWQTLLDLLVERGELEVEPTAEALGVSAATIRRDLDQLAEQQLLVRTRGGAVVHGVSYELPLRYRTSRRAAEKQRISEAVAELITPGEVIGLTGGTTTTEVARALAGRPDLATGAPALTVVTNALNIAGELVIRPQFKIVLTGGVARPQSYELTGPLAQQVLGQLTMDTAVVGVDAFDPADGAATRHEDEAAMNRLLCERARRVVIAADSSKLAVRAFARICPTRSVDVLVTDTGLSDAVTAEFEASGVEVRRV
- a CDS encoding SIS domain-containing protein, encoding MSHVAYELGTQPECWERAAELAVAQRAFLPQPGERTAIVGCGTSYYMAQAAAALREEAGQGETDAFPASEFPRHRRYDRVVALTRSGTTTEVLDLLAGLRDAGVPTTAVIGDPATPVMTLADELVVLDFADEQSVVQTRFATTALTLLRAHVGRHTCAAVADARTALAEPLPEQAASRGQFTFLGRGWSVGLANEAALKMREASLSWSESYPAMEYRHGPISVTGPGTLTWSLGEAPEGLAEQVRAAGGQWVAGRLDPLAELVRVHRLAIAVAAHQDLDPDRPRNLTRSVILTAGEEAVR
- a CDS encoding class II fructose-bisphosphate aldolase; this translates as MSLVSAGTLVLEAAAAGRAVAAFNIITLEHAEAVVAGAEQAGLPVILQLSENAVKFRGGQLLPISRAAAACAEAAGIPVGLHLDHVKSADLLRQAADAGFSSVMYDAAQLPYAENLEATRSAADWAHANGLWVEAELGEVGGKNGAAPLDPHAPGARTDPDEARRFVADSGVDALAVAVGSSHAMTSRTAALDHALLARLAKTVDVPLVLHGSSGLPDAELAAAVAGGIRKVNIGTALNLAMTEAIRTHLTPADPRPYLTAARTAMAATAAAMITALN